AGGCCTTCTCCTTGGAGAGCGTTGATCAAGCCAGCAGCTGATGCAGCACCGCCTGTAAGCATTGCTCCCTTGATGATCTGTCCCCTGATCGCATCGATGGCCTGCAGCTTTGTCCGAGCTTCAGCTGGCGAAAGCTCTGCTGCAGGAGTCTCCATACTCACTCGTCTTGAGTAAACACCAGGGGCTTGATAGGTATGGTCCTCAAGACCAGGGCCGATGACGCTACGAAGTTCGTCTGGTCTATCGCCAGGGAAGAGATTAAAGATGTCGTCTTCTCTCTGCTGATAAGCAAGCAGCGCATCCCGATCCTGTTCGTCGATGAACCGTGCACCTGCCTCTTGCTCGGCAAGTCTCTCAACTGCGCTCATCGCTTCACGCTTTTCACGAGCAGTCGGCTGCCGACCGTACATCCGATCAAAAGCTTGGTTGAATTCAACCTCACCCATAGAAGGCTGACGCCTACGCGCTCTATTAGCAGCCATTATTATTAGTGCAATATATTCTTCTTTGTTATCATATTTGTCTTACAAAATATTGTAGAATAGAAGTAACAGTATTGAGTGGAGTAATACAAATGATTAGTGGTTTGAACAAAGAAAGCACGCTGAACGTGCGTGTTCCAGGCGATTACAAGGATCAGATCGCCGAGGTTGCCAAGCAAGCAGGCATCTCTCCCTC
Above is a window of Synechococcus sp. BIOS-E4-1 DNA encoding:
- a CDS encoding ribbon-helix-helix protein, CopG family, whose protein sequence is MNKESTLNVRVPGDYKDQIAEVAKQAGISPSEFVRRSLRHSLEMVELTQRGQRQ